A section of the Penaeus chinensis breed Huanghai No. 1 chromosome 17, ASM1920278v2, whole genome shotgun sequence genome encodes:
- the LOC125034141 gene encoding zinc finger protein 717-like has protein sequence MAENSENGEGHSDPEKKHQNDRKSHSCKICRKIFTKKSSLTCHMRLHTGEKPYKCTECELKFTHKSTLLHHTRLHTGEKPYVCGICNKRFRQRSNYTLHEKIHTKEKPYKCIDCGKQFAQRVHLTTHVRLHTGEKPYTCDECDQKFFQRSHLTRHTKNHKKRQTKYCDDVSRSAGPSGNVKPRQTYASDKHSEEHSVTDDNQYLHFERQNRFTLKCEHCKKIFIKKSHLRSHMFIHTGEKPFSCTYCGKKFAEKSSVRRHQKIHKEKKGCSELSHHSSGDPITTLSSDTRGPARITPHLTISESKMVAFNNANANFRLETKCTMNMLTPIQEDRYTPDAPCFSEVGATEYGFKSELHPTKQTTNTNNLTTNYLTADTENTKSKPVLDKLIHRDPLVGCRSHCDNHSELLASVSKLKVSLDYDINKSPSDLFTINCNESSIIQVKDIKEEIDFFQEDLDM, from the coding sequence ATGGCTGAAAACTCTGAAAATGGAGAAGGCCATTCTGAcccagaaaaaaaacatcaaaatgacAGGAAGTCTCATTCCTGCAAAATATGTAGAAAGATTTTTACCAAAAAGAGTAGTCTTACGTGTCATATGAGGTTGCACACAGGTGAGAAACCATACAAATGTACTGAATGCGAACTTAAATTTACTCACAAAAGTACACTGTTACACCACACGAGACTCCACACAGGTGAAAAGCCATATGTTTGTGGAATATGTAATAAAAGGTTTCGGCAACGCTCAAATTATACACTacatgaaaaaatacatacaaaagaaaaaccgTATAAATGCATCGACTGTGGCAAACAGTTTGCTCAAAGAGTTCATCTTACAACACATGTCCGCCTTCACACAGGAGAAAAGCCTTATACTTGTGATGAGTGTGATCAGAAGTTCTTTCAGAGATCCCACCTGACCCGTCACACTAAAAATCACAAGAAGAGACAAACTAAATACTGTGATGATGTCAGCAGGTCAGCAGGTCCTTCAGGAAATGTGAAACCAAGACAAACATATGCAAGTGATAAACATTCAGAAGAGCATTCTGTGACAGATGATAATCAGTATTTACATTTTGAAAGGCAAAATAGGTTTACTCTGAAGTGTGAACATTGCAAAAAAATATTCATCAAGAAGTCACACCTACGAAGTCACATGTTCATCCATACAGGTGAAAAACCTTTCAGTTGCACCTACTGTGGTAAGAAATTTGCAGAGAAAAGTAGTGTAAGACGCCATCAGAAAATACACAAGGAAAAAAAGGGATGTAGTGAACTTTCTCATCATAGTTCAGGGGATCCCATCACCACGCTTTCTTCAGATACTCGAGGGCCAGCACGAATTACACCTCATTTAACGATAAGTGAATCGAAAATGGTAGCCTTCAATAATGCCAATGCAAATTTCAGACTAGAAACAAAGTGCACAATGAATATGCTTACACCAATTCAAGAAGATAGATACACACCTGATGCACCATGCTTTTCTGAGGTTGGGGCAACAGAATATGGATTTAAAAGTGAATTACATCCAACAAAACAaactactaatacaaataatctgACGACAAATTACTTAACCGCTGACACAGAAAACACAAAATCAAAACCAGTTTTAGATAAACTTATTCATAGAGATCCCCTGGTTGGATGCCGCAGTCATTGCGACAACCATTCTGAATTACTAGCCAGTGTAAGCAAATTAAAGGTTTCATTGGATTATGACATCAACAAATCTCCATCGGACTTGTTCACAATCAATTGTAATGAGTCATCAATAATACAAGTAAAAGATATCAAGGAAGAAATAGATTTCTTTCAAGAAGATTTAGATATGTAA